In the genome of Polaribacter atrinae, one region contains:
- a CDS encoding four helix bundle protein, translating into MHRFEDLKIWQKAMDITEKCYIASENFPKEEKYGLTSQLRRSAVSIPSNISEGAGRNTNGEFKQFLGIANGSSYELLTQLYLSKRLNLITEENVRPIINEILEVTRMNFSLQKSLTKS; encoded by the coding sequence ATGCACAGATTTGAAGATTTAAAAATATGGCAGAAAGCAATGGATATAACAGAGAAATGTTATATCGCTTCTGAAAATTTTCCTAAAGAAGAAAAATACGGATTAACATCTCAACTTCGAAGAAGTGCAGTTTCTATACCTTCAAATATTTCTGAAGGAGCTGGAAGAAATACAAATGGAGAATTTAAGCAGTTTTTAGGAATTGCAAATGGTTCTTCTTATGAATTATTAACTCAATTATATTTATCAAAAAGATTAAATTTAATTACTGAAGAAAATGTAAGGCCTATTATTAATGAAATACTTGAAGTAACAAGAATGAATTTTTCTCTTCAAAAATCATTAACCAAATCTTAA
- a CDS encoding acetyl-CoA C-acyltransferase, which translates to MTKQAYIVKAYRTAVAKAPKGVFRFKRADELGAETIQHMMKELPNLDVKRIDDVIVGNAMPEGAQGLNMARFISLIGLNSVDVPGVTVNRFCSSGLETIAMAAAKIQAGMASCIIAGGAESMSSVPMTGFKPELNYDTVKSGHADYYWGMGNTAEAVANQFKVSRKDQDEFAFKSHMKALKAQAENRFQDQIVPIEVEQTYLDENGKKATRKYTVNKDEGPRKGTSIEALTKLRAVFAAGGSVTAGNSSQMSDGAAFVMVMSEEMVKELNLEPIARVVNYAAAGVEPRIMGIGPVAAIPKVLKQAGLQQNDIELIELNEAFASQSLAVMRELDLNQDIVNVNGGAIALGHPLGCTGAKLSVQLFDEMRKLDMKNKYGMVTMCVGTGQGAAGVFEFLS; encoded by the coding sequence ATGACAAAACAAGCATATATAGTAAAAGCATATAGAACCGCAGTTGCAAAAGCTCCAAAAGGTGTTTTTCGCTTTAAACGTGCAGATGAATTAGGTGCAGAAACCATTCAGCACATGATGAAAGAATTACCAAATTTAGACGTAAAACGTATAGATGACGTAATTGTTGGTAACGCAATGCCAGAAGGTGCACAAGGTTTAAACATGGCACGTTTTATTTCTTTAATAGGATTAAATTCTGTCGATGTACCTGGAGTTACTGTAAACAGATTCTGTTCTTCGGGACTAGAAACAATTGCAATGGCAGCAGCTAAAATTCAAGCAGGAATGGCTAGTTGTATTATTGCCGGTGGAGCAGAAAGCATGAGTTCTGTACCAATGACAGGATTTAAACCAGAATTAAATTATGATACCGTAAAATCTGGTCACGCAGATTATTATTGGGGAATGGGAAATACTGCAGAAGCAGTTGCAAATCAGTTTAAGGTTTCTAGAAAAGACCAAGATGAATTTGCCTTTAAATCTCATATGAAAGCTTTAAAAGCACAAGCAGAAAATCGTTTTCAAGATCAAATTGTTCCTATTGAAGTGGAGCAAACTTATCTAGATGAAAACGGAAAGAAAGCAACAAGAAAATATACCGTAAATAAAGATGAAGGTCCTAGAAAAGGAACTAGCATTGAAGCTTTAACAAAACTGAGAGCAGTATTTGCTGCTGGAGGAAGTGTAACAGCTGGTAATTCATCTCAAATGAGTGATGGAGCTGCCTTTGTTATGGTAATGAGCGAAGAAATGGTAAAAGAATTAAATCTAGAACCAATTGCAAGAGTCGTAAATTATGCTGCTGCTGGTGTAGAACCAAGAATTATGGGAATTGGGCCTGTTGCTGCAATACCTAAAGTTTTAAAACAAGCAGGTTTACAACAAAACGATATTGAGTTAATTGAATTGAATGAAGCTTTTGCTTCTCAATCTTTAGCTGTAATGCGTGAGTTAGATTTAAACCAAGATATTGTAAATGTAAATGGTGGTGCCATTGCATTAGGTCATCCATTAGGTTGTACAGGAGCAAAATTATCTGTACAATTATTTGATGAAATGCGCAAGCTCGATATGAAAAACAAATACGGAATGGTAACGATGTGTGTAGGTACTGGTCAAGGTGCTGCAGGTGTGTTTGAATTCCTTTCATAA